In a genomic window of Pelecanus crispus isolate bPelCri1 chromosome 1, bPelCri1.pri, whole genome shotgun sequence:
- the NTF3 gene encoding neurotrophin-3, translating to MSILFYVIFLAYLRGIQSTNMDQRSLPEDSINSLIIKLIQADILKNKLSKQMVDIKENYQNTVQKADSQQDMDGDENVKSDFQPVISMDTDLLRQQRRYNSPRVLLSDNTPLEPPPLYLMEDYIGNSVVVNRTSRRKRYAEHKSHRGEYSVCDSESLWVTDKSSAIDIRGHQVTVLGEIKTGNSPVKQYFYETRCKEAKPVKNGCRGIDDKHWNSQCKTSQTYVRALTSENNKLVGWRWIRIDTSCVCALSRKIGRT from the coding sequence ATGTCCATCTTGTTTTATGTGATATTTCTCGCTTATCTTCGTGGCATCCAGTCTACCAACATGGATCAAAGGAGTTTGCCAGAAGATTCAATAAATTCTCTTATTATTAAACTCATTCAGGcagacattttgaaaaacaagctTTCTAAGCAGATGGTAGATATTAAGGAAAACTATCAAAACACAGTGCAGAAAGCAGACAGTCAGCAAGACATGGATGGAGATGAAAATGTGAAATCAGACTTCCAGCCAGTTATCTCAATGGATACAGACCTCTTAAGGCAGCAGAGACGCTACAACTCTCCCCGAGTCCTGTTGAGTGACAACACGCCGCTGGAACCGCCGCCGCTGTACCTCATGGAGGATTATATTGGAAATTCGGTGGTGGTGAACAGAACCTCCCGTCGGAAAAGGTACGCGGAGCACAAGAGCCACCGAGGGGAATATTCTGTTTGTGACAGTGAAAGTTTATGGGTCACGGACAAATCGTCTGCGATCGACATTAGAGGACACCAGGTAACTGTGCTGGGAGAAATTAAAACAGGCAACTCTCCAGTTAAGCAATACTTTTATGAAACGAGGTGCAAAGAAGCCAAGCCTGTAAAAAACGGCTGCCGCGGCATTGATGACAAGCACTGGAACTCCCAATGCAAGACATCCCAAACTTATGTTAGAGCactgacttcagaaaataataaactgGTGGGCTGGAGATGGATAAGAATAGACACCTCCTGTGTGTGTGCGTTGTCAaggaaaataggaagaacaTAA